The Anaerolineae bacterium genome segment CGAGAGCGGCTGCGTACACTGCCGCCAGGGGAAGGAGCACGACCAGCCAGCTCGACAGAGGGGTCGGTAGGCGACGACTCCGGGCGGCGAGGAGGGCCATGGCGCCGGCGGCGATGGGGAGGAGCATGAGCCCCGGTTGCCACGGGGAGGTCACCATGGTGCGGTACCAGCCGTACCATGCAACGGCGGCCAGCCCGGCCGCCAACCGCAGCGCCAGCGAGCGGCGCAGTTCCCGCCTGCCTTCCAGGTGAACGTGCTGGCTGTCCGCATGCATGGCCATCCCTCACTCAGGCACTAGTAGGAGAGGTCGCCCGCCGTCCGTGGCAGGAGACGGACCCCGAAGCCGGCCGACCGCGCCGAGCTGGCGCTCTCGGCAGGGTCATCTCCTGACGCGACCGGGCACCTGGGCAGATTATCACTTGACTGGACGCGGCCTGGCTAGAAACCGTCCCCTCGGGATGGCGGGGACCACTGATGGGGCCGTTGACGAGGGGTCAGAAGGCAGAAGGGATGACCGTGGAAGGCGCAGCGGCTTGGTCGCGCCCGCCACACGGGCGGCCCGCTCAGCTGGCGGCGGGAGGTGGGGAGGAGGCGGCGACGCCGGCCAGAAGGGCGGTGCGGTGCAGTCGCTCGTACGGCAGGAGAGGCGCGCCGCGCCGAGCGAGGATCAGTCGGCGCTGTCCACCATCACCGCCACCATGCCCGGGCCCCCTTCGTCCTTGGCGGCGAAGGCCTCGGGAACGTGGTCCAGGTCGAAGCGGTGGGTGATCAGCCGGGAGAGGTCAATGACACCGTCGGCCACGTACTCCACCGCCTTGCGGCAGTAGCGGATGTCCTCTTCCAGGTTGCGCATCCTGGTACCCAGGATGTCCCCGCCCCGAGCGTGCAGCCGGTAGAAGTCGACCTCAGTCTTGCCCAGGCATCCCCAGAGGATCAGCTGGCCGTTCCACTTGAGCAGCTCGATTGCCTCCGGTACGCCGCTGCCGGCCAGATGGGCCACGATCACGATATCCGCGCCATCGGGTAGCACCGACCGCACTAGGTCGCTCAGGGCACCCGCCGACGCATCGAGCGTGTGGGTAGCCCCATAGCGTCGGGCCAGGTCCAGCTTGTGCTCGTGGAGGTCGAGCACCACGAGTCGGTGAGGATTCTGCATGCGGACGACCTGGGTGAGCAAGAGGCCGCACACTCCCTGCCCCACTATGACCACGTCCGATCCCGAAGTGACCCCGATGCGCTCGCCGGTGCGTACGATCTTGGGCAGTACCTCGATGAACGGCCCGTACTCCTCGGGGAAATCGCCGGGCAGCTTGACCAGCTGCAGGGTGGGCATGGCGCGAGGACTGGGCGGAGACACCATC includes the following:
- a CDS encoding alcohol dehydrogenase catalytic domain-containing protein encodes the protein MKSWILTEPYRLELVEMPKPNPGPHEALVRMRHIGLCGSDLEIYRGHRDPEFLTTPVRAGHEASGVVEAVGSEVQGLKPGDRVVARGIWGCFSEYIAGPMVSPPSPRAMPTLQLVKLPGDFPEEYGPFIEVLPKIVRTGERIGVTSGSDVVIVGQGVCGLLLTQVVRMQNPHRLVVLDLHEHKLDLARRYGATHTLDASAGALSDLVRSVLPDGADIVIVAHLAGSGVPEAIELLKWNGQLILWGCLGKTEVDFYRLHARGGDILGTRMRNLEEDIRYCRKAVEYVADGVIDLSRLITHRFDLDHVPEAFAAKDEGGPGMVAVMVDSAD